The Methanobrevibacter sp. genome segment CAGTTGAAAGCGTAGAAGAGGCTCTTGAATCAGTTAAAGACATTGGTTATCCGGTTATTGTAAGGCCGGCATTTACATTGGGAGGTACTGGTGGAGGAGTGGCTCACAACGAAGAAGAATTAATTGAAATTGCCACTCATGGATTGGACATGAGTTTCATTAATCAGGTTCTCATTGACGAATCCGTTCTTGGTTGGAAAGAAATCGAATTCGAAGTAATGAGGGATAAAGAAGACACCTGTATTATTGTGTGTACTATGGAAAACATTGATCCTATGGGAATTCACACAGGAGACAGTGTAGTTGTTGCCCCTATTCAAAATTTGTGTGATGAAACAATTCAGGCAATGCGTGACGCATCAATTAAAATCATCAGGGCTTTGGGAATCAGAGGTGGATGTAATATTCAATTTGCGCTTAACCCTGAAACTGATGAATACAAAGTCATTGAAGTAAATCCTCGTGTATCCAGAAGCAGTGCGCTTGCATCTAAGGCAACCGGTTATCCTATTGCTAAAATCTCTTCTAAAATAGCTTTGGGTTTAACTTTGGATGAAATTAAAAATGATATTACAAAAGAAACACCGGCTTCCTTTGAACCGGCTATTGATTATGTTGTTATTAAAATTCCAAGATGGCCATTTGATAAATTTAAGGGTGTAAGCCATGAAGTCGGAGTTCAAATGAAGGCGACAGGTGAAGTGATGGCTATTGGAAGAACTTTTGAAGAAGCATTCCAAAAAGCAATCAGATCTCTTGATATGGGCTTTGACGGTTTGGAGTATATTGATTATACTGAAGAAGACCTTGCACATCCTACCGATGAGATATATTTCCAGATTTATTCTGCCATTAAAGATGGAATGGATATTGATAAAATAAGGGAACTCACTCATATCGATAATTTCTTCCTATACAAAATAAGAAATATTGTTGAGTTTGAAAATGACGTAACTGCTGAAAAGTTAAATGACAGAGATTATTTAAGAAAAGCTAAACAATTAGGTTTCTCCAATAAACGCTTGGCCGTTTTATCAGGTCAGACTGAAGAATATATTGGAAATTTACTTTCAAGACACAACATCAAACAGTCATATAAAATGGTAGATACCTGTGCTGCTGAATTTGAAGCAAAAACTCCTTATTACTACAGCAGCTACGATGTAGGTAATGAACTTACATCTACAAACAAGAAGAAAGTCGTAATTCTTGGAGCAGGACCTATTAGAATTGGTCAGGGTATTGAATTCGATTACTGTTGCGTACATTCTTCACTGGCTTTAAAAGAAGAGGGCATTGAAACAATTTTAATCAATAACAACCCTGAAACTGTAAGTACTGATTATGATATTTCCGATAAATTGTTCTTTGAACCACTTACATTTGAAGATGTAATGGGCGTAATTGAACAGGAAAAACCGGACGGGGTCATAGTTCAGTTTGGTGGTCAAACATCCATTAATCTGGCGGTTCCTTTAGCAAATGCAGGTGTTAAAATATTGGGCACTCCATATGAGAGCATTGATAGAGTAGAAGACAGGGAATTATTTGCAGGGCTTTTAGAAAAGTTGCACATTCATCAGGCTCCCTACGGAACAGCCAATTCTTTTGAAGAGGCAAAGGAAATTGCAGAAAAAATCACATTCCCAGTACTCGTTCGTCCGTCATATGTGATTGGTGGCAGAGCAATGGAAATTGTTTATGATAATGCTGAGCTTGAGGAATATATGAAAGAGGCTGTAAAAGTATCTCCGGAACACCCGATTTTAGTTGATAAATTCTTAGAAGATGCTGTTGAGCTTGATGTGGATATTCTATGTGATGGTGAAGACGTATTTATTGCAGGAATCATGGAACACATTGAAGAAGCTGGTGTCCACTCAGGGGATTCGGCTTGTGTAATACCTCCTCAAACTATTCCGGAACATATTTTAGATACTATTCGTGAACATTCCACCAAATTGGCTCTTGAACTTGATGTTAAAGGTTTAATGAATATTCAGTATGCGGTTAAACTTGATGAAGAGATGGTCTATATCATTGAAGCAAATCCTCGTGCAAGTAGAACAGTTCCATTTGTAAGTAAGGCTATTGGAGTTCCATTAGCCAAAGTTGCAACTTGGATTATGCAAGGTGCTAAATTAAAAGACTTCGATTTAACAAAAGAGATTAGAATTAATCATGTTGCTGTAAAAGAATCTGTATTCCCATTCTTAAAACTTCCAGAATCTGATACTGTCTTAGGTCCTGAAATGAAATCTACCGGTGAAAGTATAGGTATTGATGAAAATTATGGAATGGCATTTTACAAATCACAGCTTTCAGCAGGAATGGAATTGCCTAAAAAGGGTAAAATATTTATCAGCGTTAAAGAAAATGATAAAAAGAAAATCCGACCTATTGCTGAGAAAGCAGCTAATTTAGGATTTGACCTTATAGGAACTAACGGTACTGCTGATGCTACAGGTCTTGATTCTATTGAAAAAATCTTAAAGGTATCTCAGGGATCTCCTAATATCAGGGATGCTATTTTAAACAATGAGATTGATTTGATTATTAACACTTCAGAAGGCAAACAGTCCGCTCAGGACGGTTATATTATTAGACGTTTGGCTATTGAACTTGGCATTCCATATGTTACTACCTTGGCAGGAGCAAGAGCAGTTTTAAATGCTATTCAGGCTGTTCAAAATAATGAAATCAATGTTAAATCTTTAAATGACTATGTTGATGGAGAATAATAACTTATCTCTATCATCTTTTTAATTTTGATACAAATATTCTTCTATGTTGATTCCACATGAAGGACATTCTTTTACACCAATTTTAAGCCTGCTTTTACATTTTGGACAGAAGTTTAATTCTACTTTATACTTTGTTGCCGAGTCAATAACTGTGTTAACTTCAATTTTTTCAGTTATATGTGATTTTAAGATGTTTTTGTCCCAATCATTGTCCATCAACAACTTTTTGTAGTAGAAAGCTTCAGTCATTGTATCATATTGGCCGATGATTTCTTCACCTTTTTGGATGTAGAATTTTTTAAGTTTATGGTTAAATAGGATTTCGCCTTCTCTTTCATTTTTATTGAATTTTGTCCCCTTAATTCTGCCTTTCGGTCTTTTTTCTGGAAATGGTGGCAAATCCATATGTTCATACTTGTTTTCTAAGTCGCATTCAACAAGCAAATCATAATCAAAATTACAAAAAAACAGGGCATCTCTTTCATATAATGCATCCGATAACTTCTTAAACTCACCATAATCTTTATTATTATATTTAACTCTGTACACTTTACCAGTTTTTATAATGTTCCTGTAAAAGTACCGTATTTCATTGGTGTTAATAATATCACCTTGTTTGTTTAAAAAGTAATATCCTGTATGAAAGAAATTTTATATTTCTTACAGTTTTATATTTAATTTTTAATTTAATAAATCTAATGAATGCTAAAATTTATTAATAAAAAAAATTAGATTTTCCTTTAATGTTTACTATATCTAACGGAATCATATTAAAAGGCAGAGATTTAATTCCTTCCCGTGAAAATATTGTTGTTGATGATGGAAAAATCATTGAAATTGGAAAGGAATCTGCTGAAGGCAAAATTATCGATGTTGAGGGTGCTGTTGTTTGCCCGTCTTTTATAAATGGTCATGTTCATATTGGCGATTCTATTATTAAAGATGAGGGGTATGGTTTGTCCTTAAGTGAAATGGTTAAACCTCCTCATGGTGTTAAACATGTTGCCTTAGCCAATGCAGAGGATGATGAATTAACAGATGCAATGAAGTCTTCAATGTGGGATATGGTTTATAGCGGCACTACTCATTTTATTGATTATCGTGAAGGCGGAATAAAAGGAGTAAAACTTTTAAAGGAAGCTTCTAAAGACATTCCGATAAAACCGATTATTTTGGGCCGTGACGATAGTTTTTACGGTGAAGATCCTGATTTGCATAAAGTCAGAATAGCTATTCGCAAAATTCTTAAAGTTGCCGAAGGTATTGCGCCAAGCGGTTTTGGCGAAATCACAGCTGAAGTTGGCGAAATAATCTCCGAGGAATGTGAAAAGGCAGGTAAAATTTCATCAATTCATGTAGCGGAATCCGAATCTAATCAAATAGAATCTATTAATTGCTGCGGATTAAGTGAAATTGAAAAAGGAGTTGCAAGCAACTTTTCCCAATTGGTTCACCTTACCAATCCGAAAAATAATGACTTGGAGTTGGTTTCAAACTCAAATCAAAATGTTGTTGTATGTCCGAGAGCTAATGCATCATTAAATGTAGGCATAGCTCCTTTAAATAAAATGATTGATTTGGGTTTAAGGCCGCTTCTTGGAAGCGATAATGTAATGCTCAATTCACCGAATATGCTTCGTGAATTGGAATTCAGCTTAAAAGTGATGTCGGTTTATTATAAAAACTATATTGATCCCTGTGAACTTTTAAAAATGGCTACAACAAATATATCTGACTTTGGAATTAACAACATTATTCAAAAATCCATGATAGCTGAAAGTCATTTTGCCGAATTTGCAGTGTTTAAATCATATTCAAAAAATCCTTATTTGAACATTATAAACAGGTGCGAAACAAAAAATATATTATGTATGATTAATAAAAAAGACCATCATATAATATAATGGATATGAATCTGTATATTATGGGAGATGTTAATAATGTATAAAAAAATATTGGTTCCAACTGATGGTTCCGAATTTGCAAAAAAAGCTCAAAAACACGCTTTGTTTTTATCAAAGATGACTGGAGCTGAAATAATAGCGCTGAGCGTTACAGAAAATAATTTTGTTAACGGACTTCCATTAGATGATGAAGTATACCAATTAAATCAAGTTTTAAAAGAAAGATCTGAAGAAAATCTTAAAGAATTTGATAAATTAAACGAAGATAATTTGAAAATTACTCATGTGGTTAGAGAAGGTTCACCTGCTAAAATTATTTTAGAGGTTGCCAAAGAAGAAAATGTTGATTTGATTGTAATGGGTAGTTCAGGTAAATCCGGATTTGATAGATTTATTATGGGCAGTGTTGCAGATAAAGTTGTTAATTCAGCTAAATGCGCAGTACTTGTAATTCATTAATCTTATTTGCCGATTATTATTGTATTTTTTATAAAAGGTGTTTTTTATGTTAGTTAAAAGAACAATGTCTAAAAATGTAGTTACAGTTTCTGTTCCGGGCAACAGGGATAAAGTTTTAGACTTAATGAGAAAAGAAAAAAAAGCAGTATTGCCGGTTGTCAAAGGAGACACTAACATTTTGGTAGGTGTAGTGACCAGGTCAGATTTAATTAATAATCCTGATGAAGAACAAATTGCAATGTTGATGAGCAGGGATTTGATTACTGTTAGTCCTGGTGATGATGTTGTTGTTGCCGCTCGCAAAATGATGGAAAATAATATTAGACGAGTTCCTGTAGTGGATGATGAAGGGGAATTAGTAGGTATTATTACCTCTTTTGACTTGGTATCTAATGCTTTGACCAAGACTGAAATCAGTGACGCTGTTGAAGATTATATGATTACAACCGTTCCAACTACTTGGGAGAAAACCCCATTAAACGTTGCATTTGAAACTATGAACCAGTTTGGTTTAAAATCAGTTTTAGCGCTTGACGACGATGCTAAATTATCCGGAATTTTAACTGAAACAGATTTCATTTCTGAAATTGAAATTATATCTGAAAGAAGTGAACACAGTTCCACTGTAGGTACTGAAGGAGACAAATGGTCCTGGGACAGTACTTCAGTTTTATACATCGAGAAAAACCGTTTAAAATTCACTGATAAGCTAGTTTGTGATGTTGCAATAAATAACGTCGAAGTAGCCAATTCAAAAACTAAAGTTTCTGACTGTGCTAAAAAGATGAAATCTTTAAACATTGAACAAATTCCAGTTATTGGTGTTGAAGGCGAGTTAGTTGGTCTTGTAAGAGCTAGTGATTTAATTAAAGCATTAGTTCCTCACGAATAGTGGTATAATGGCGGTTAGTCCAGTATTGGTAATTAAAGTTGTTGATGATGCAAGTGTAGGTGTTCGTGCAAGATTATATGATGATTTTTCAGAACACCACATTGTTTTAAACTCGGTTCTTACTTATTGGTGGGCTAATGATATGCCTCCTGCCGTCAAATTTTTGGAGCTATTTGATTCAGTTATCAAAAGAACAATTAATGAAATCATGCCTCATAAAACCTTAAATCTGACCTATGAGGTTAAAGCAGACGAAGTCCTTGAAAAAGCTTCAAAACTTGAGATAAATCTGATTTCTGTTTCGGCTGATGATGTTGGTTTTAAAATTGATGGTAATTCTCTTTATTTGGAGAATTTAAGGAAAGTCGATGAAGGTTTTGAACCTAAAGAATTCTCAACAACATTTAATCAAAGTATTGAAACTCCGGATATTGTTTTAAAAAAATATAGGGAAATGAGAAACTAAATGTTTCTTCTTAAATTAGGCAAGATTTCCATAAATCTTTCTAGTGCATTTTCATAACTATTAAAGTGTTTTCCTTCAATTAGTCCGCTGTCAAATATTTCAATATTTTTCACTTCTATTTTTTCATCTGTTTTAAAGATGATTTCATTTTCCAGCTGTTTTTCTGTATCTTCAATATTTATTGTGAATGGTAGTTTGTATGAGAAGTCGCCCTCATTTAGGCCGAGAATTATGTCTTCATTATTTTTAATTCCTGATAAATTTAAAGCTATTTTTTCATAACCCTTGTTTTTTAATTCATCGTTAATTTGTTTATATTTGTTCTCACCAATTATTTCATCTACATTGTCAACTTCACATAGACTAAAGATTCCATGATCTCTAACTTTAACAATTTCGCATCCTGTATTGGATAAGATATAATCTTCGCAATAGCTGATTTTTTCGATTTTTTCTTGTGTTATTGGAGTATTTGTAGGAATTCTGGTTGCAAGACAGGTGGTTGATTTGGAATAAGGAATGTTGTTTTTATCTAAATATTCATGAATCTCTCGTGAGGTCAGTTTTGCTTTGATTAGGGGGGTTTTAAAATCATTTTCATAAGTAACTAATATTCCTGGGCGGTCATCAACTAAATCGCTAATGTTGTTGCCGTCACAGATATAATCAAATCCCCTATCTATGGCAAGCTTTTTAATTGTGCTATACATTAGGCTGCGGCAGGTATGGCATCTTTTGGAGGTATTTTCTAAAAAATCAGCATCTCTGTAAAAATCAATGTCAATAACTTCATGTTCGATTCCAAATGATTCTGCCATTTTTCTTGTATGTTCAACAAAACCTGTAGGCATCAGATGATTGTCGATTGTTATTGCAAGAGTGTTTTTTGCGATTTGTGAAGCTAAATAAACAATCAGTGTGGAATCGCTTCCTCCCGAAAAGCCGATTGCAACATTTCTATCTTTTAAAATGTCTATGACAATATTGATTTTATCATTTAGTCTCATTCTATCAGTTTTTTAATATGGAGGATTAATTCTTTAGCATCTTCTTTTTTAATATCCTTGGAAGTTCGAATAAAATCAACAAGTTTAGCTTTTTTATTCTCGTTTAAACCTGATTCGGATAAAGTTTTAGCGTAGTTTCTCTTAGGATAATAGGTTTCTTTGGTAATCCTGATTAATTCCTCTTTCTCATCAGGGGTTATGATATTTTCCCCAACTGCATTTGTAAATACATAGTCCATACTTATTAGCGGAACTGAAAGGGATTCCAAGGTTTCTGAATCAAGCATTACTGCAACATCATCATCTGAAGTGATATTTCCGCTTGCATATTCATTATAACAATAACCAATGCCTTCCATTCCTAAGCTATCCAGTTCCGATGCTCTAAGCGCGCCCATGCTGGAAGCGCCAAATACCTTAATTCCTCTTTTCATCACATCAAGAATTTCCCTATGTCCGACAGCGGAATTTTGATGGAATACTCCGTCAATTATTCCTATTATGTCAGGATTTTCTTTAATGTCGTGGATTAAGTCTCCCCGCTTTATAGGTCTTTTATAAATTACTTCGATATCTCCGTTGGAATCCAAAATACTTTTGGCTTCATCAAAAGAAAGGGATAATCCGGTGTAAATTATGACTTTAACCATTTTATCATACTCTCAAGAATCTGTATCCTGCACGGCTTTGGTCAAGTGCGTACAATTCCATTCCTGGAATTATGACTCTAACAACACTCACATCAAGTTCGGGTCTTGTTAAATCAGTGTATAAAATTTGTTTAATGTCATTAGCCATTAATTCTTCTTTTACAATATCAATATCTTCATTAATTGATGTTGCGGATTTATTTTCAATATCCTGAAGGTTAATTTGCTTTTCTTCTTGTTTAAAGTAATATTTATTGATTCTTTTCATTCGCTCATAACCTGCTTCACGTGCAAAATCAGCTCTTACAGTATCTTCGCGGGCACCGTTAATCTGTGTTGCTCTGCTTTGCGCAACTTCGGTTAAGGCTCTTAGGATTGCAACTTCCGGATCAAGGTGTGTTCCCATACCCAATGTCAATAAACCGGCATCTTTTGTAACGGTATCATCTGCTGAAGCAGCTATTGTTGGAACCTTAATGTCTGCTGTGAAATCCATTAACTTGATTTTAATTCCGTTTGATTCGAATTTATCAAGAATATTATTAATCAGTTCACTTTCGATGCTGTCCAAATTAATTTGTGAATAATTTTTATGTGTCAATTCAAAGATGCTCCAGGCATCTCTTTCAATCACTTCGAATATTCCATGTAAAATGGCTTCATCTAAAATATTTCCTGAGGCAAGTCCATTTGTGTTTGATTTAAAGAAGCTTTCAACATTGTTATCATGGTTATAGGGATGGAATACTGCATTTGAAAGAACATAGTATTCATCGCCGGATATCAAATCATTGGACAAACTCCATTCTAAAGGTGTCTGTGCAATATCTTCTTTCTCATATTTTTGCGGCAAATTCAAAGATTTGGGATCAATATACTTTCCTTTCTGACTTATCTCTTCAATTGTTGCAATTATGGTTTTATCGTTTTCCTGCTTTTCAGCAGAATATCTCTCAAAACCTTCCATCATTGCTGAAGCTTTCGCATGGTCTTTTGAAATTCCTTTTCCACCATAAATGCTAACTGCACCGTCTTCTGCAGTGGGCCTTATTGCACTAAAAATAGGCATTCCAATTCTGTCCAAATCTGAAATATCTGCAATACGGGTAATTCCCGCAGTTTTTAACTTGTTCCAGTTAATTTCAACTGTTTTTTTCGGAGCGATAACCCGGTGTGTTCCTTCAAAGTAAGTTAGTTTTTCAGTCATTTTATAATCCTATAATTAATCTTACAATACTTTCAACACCTACTGTCATAGACATTAATGTCATAATGCCTGCAATTGCAATTGTAATAATCCAGATTCCAAAGTTCCATGTTAATACTTTAGATCCGTCCAAGTTTCCAATCGGAATTAAATTAAACGCAGCAAGGAAACTGTTAATGGAATAACCGACAGAACAAATGATAAATATTAATGCGGAAGTTTCAAAGTACAATGCAGATGGATACATTGCCACTGCTATTGCTAAAAATATTAATGCAAGAATAATATTGACAATAGGTCCTGCAATTGATATTTTACCGTTAATCTCATCAGTCATGTAATCTGCATAGGTATATACAGCACCTGGAGCTGCAAACACAAAGCCTAGAAATGAACTGACAAGTGCAAATATTAATCCTTCAGGCCAAAGTTTAAATTCTGCCCAATATCCGTATTTCATTGAGACAAATTTATGTCCAAGCTCGTGTAAAATAAACCCTGCCCCCACACCAACCATAACAATTGGCAAAATGGCGAGAACTGCGGAAGTATCTCTTCCACCATTTACTATTGCAAAACTGAGAGAAATGACGATAAATGCAATTATCAAATCTCTTACTTCACTACTTGTAAATTTAAACATGTTCTTAAAATATCTAATTTAACTTTAATAAAATTATCCTTTATTTTTTTATAATACTTTTTTCTAAATTATTAAACATGGACTTACATGTAAACAATATTTTAAAAGACCTGGAAAAAGATGATATTCAAGCTTATTTAATTACACAATTCACAAATGTTGAATACATTTCCAAATATAAACCGACAAGTTTTGCTTTTTGCATTATTAAAGAAAATCCCATAATTTATGTATCTGAAATGGATATGGAATTGGCAGTTCGCGATTCAACAATAAATGTTAAACAATATGAATCATATGATGTGATGATACAGGAGTTGAAAAAAGAAGGTATTGAAAATCTTGCAATTGAGCCGGCACTGCCTTACAGCACCTATGCTAAGTTCAAGGACGATTTTGAAATATCTTCACAAACATACATTGATAAGCAGCGTATGATTAAAACAGATTCAGAGATTGAAAAAATCACAAAAGCGACTGAAATTGCCCAAAAATCTTTTTTGCAATTGGATATATTGAATAATAAAAGCACTGAAAAAGCGGTGGCATTTGATCTTGTTCGGCACATGATTGAAAATGGTGCTTCAAGAGAATCATTTGACACAATTGTAACAAGCGGACCTAATTCAAGCCTTCCTCATGCAATTCCCCAGGCTAAAAAATTAGGCCGGCCAGTCTTAATAGATTGGGGTGCAATCTTTGAGGGATACTGTTCGGATAATACTCGTACGGTGGTTTATAGTGAATCCCAACAGGAAATTTGGGATATCGTCGCAGAAGCTCATGATAAAACAGTTAAAGCAATCAGACCAGGTTTAAAATGTTGTGAGGTGGATAAGGTAGCTCGCGACATCATTGCTGAATATGGTTACGGTGATAAATATATTCACTCAACCGGCCATAGTTTAGGTTTGGATATTCATGAAACTCCAGTATTTTCATCCCGTGATGAAACAATAATTGAAAAAGGCATGGTTATAACAGTTGAACCTGGAATATATCTGGAAGGGAAATTCGGAGTGCGCCTGGAAGATACGGTTGCTATTTCAAAAAAAGCTGACGTTATCGGTGATTTGCCATTAAAAATTGATTAATCGATTATTATTCTATTGTTTTGTGTAAATCATGCAAGTCTTTAGGAATGGTTAATCTCGAAGTGTTTTTCTAAAGCTAAAAACTAAGGTATTTTATTTTATCAATTTTTTTTAAATCTATAATGTTGCTTTCACGAAAGGTTTATAAATAGTTATGAATATATATTCATAATACCTAACATGTATTGGGGAGAATATTATGGTAAGGCCCAGAAGAATGAGAAGAGTAGTTGAATGCCATAGGTATAATTTGAATAAAAATGAAGTGCCGATTGAATTATCTGTTGATGAATTTGAAGCTATAAGGTTTAAAGACTATCGCAATATTAAACAGGTAGACGCCGCGGAATTTATGGGTATTTCTCAATCAACATTTCATAGAATTTTAAATTCTGCAAGGCATAAACTGGCCATTTCATTAATTGAAGGCAAAAAAATTGTTGTAGTTAGAGGTGATATTATGATAGATCAAAATAAATATTTGTGCCAAGATTGTGGATTCCAATGGTCAAATCCTGAGAAGATATATGAATCTTGTCCTGATTGCGGATCTGA includes the following:
- the carB gene encoding carbamoyl-phosphate synthase large subunit, which gives rise to MPVDKDIKKVLIIGSGPIQIGQAAEFDYSGSQACKSLREEGIETVLVNSNPATIQTDIDMADTVYTEPLTPEVVAKIIEEEKVDSILPTMGGQTGLNIATGLGDLGLLEGIKVLGSDVQTIKDVEDRDLFANLMDEIGEEIPKCHAVESVEEALESVKDIGYPVIVRPAFTLGGTGGGVAHNEEELIEIATHGLDMSFINQVLIDESVLGWKEIEFEVMRDKEDTCIIVCTMENIDPMGIHTGDSVVVAPIQNLCDETIQAMRDASIKIIRALGIRGGCNIQFALNPETDEYKVIEVNPRVSRSSALASKATGYPIAKISSKIALGLTLDEIKNDITKETPASFEPAIDYVVIKIPRWPFDKFKGVSHEVGVQMKATGEVMAIGRTFEEAFQKAIRSLDMGFDGLEYIDYTEEDLAHPTDEIYFQIYSAIKDGMDIDKIRELTHIDNFFLYKIRNIVEFENDVTAEKLNDRDYLRKAKQLGFSNKRLAVLSGQTEEYIGNLLSRHNIKQSYKMVDTCAAEFEAKTPYYYSSYDVGNELTSTNKKKVVILGAGPIRIGQGIEFDYCCVHSSLALKEEGIETILINNNPETVSTDYDISDKLFFEPLTFEDVMGVIEQEKPDGVIVQFGGQTSINLAVPLANAGVKILGTPYESIDRVEDRELFAGLLEKLHIHQAPYGTANSFEEAKEIAEKITFPVLVRPSYVIGGRAMEIVYDNAELEEYMKEAVKVSPEHPILVDKFLEDAVELDVDILCDGEDVFIAGIMEHIEEAGVHSGDSACVIPPQTIPEHILDTIREHSTKLALELDVKGLMNIQYAVKLDEEMVYIIEANPRASRTVPFVSKAIGVPLAKVATWIMQGAKLKDFDLTKEIRINHVAVKESVFPFLKLPESDTVLGPEMKSTGESIGIDENYGMAFYKSQLSAGMELPKKGKIFISVKENDKKKIRPIAEKAANLGFDLIGTNGTADATGLDSIEKILKVSQGSPNIRDAILNNEIDLIINTSEGKQSAQDGYIIRRLAIELGIPYVTTLAGARAVLNAIQAVQNNEINVKSLNDYVDGE
- a CDS encoding zinc ribbon domain-containing protein, with product MYRVKYNNKDYGEFKKLSDALYERDALFFCNFDYDLLVECDLENKYEHMDLPPFPEKRPKGRIKGTKFNKNEREGEILFNHKLKKFYIQKGEEIIGQYDTMTEAFYYKKLLMDNDWDKNILKSHITEKIEVNTVIDSATKYKVELNFCPKCKSRLKIGVKECPSCGINIEEYLYQN
- a CDS encoding amidohydrolase family protein; this translates as MFTISNGIILKGRDLIPSRENIVVDDGKIIEIGKESAEGKIIDVEGAVVCPSFINGHVHIGDSIIKDEGYGLSLSEMVKPPHGVKHVALANAEDDELTDAMKSSMWDMVYSGTTHFIDYREGGIKGVKLLKEASKDIPIKPIILGRDDSFYGEDPDLHKVRIAIRKILKVAEGIAPSGFGEITAEVGEIISEECEKAGKISSIHVAESESNQIESINCCGLSEIEKGVASNFSQLVHLTNPKNNDLELVSNSNQNVVVCPRANASLNVGIAPLNKMIDLGLRPLLGSDNVMLNSPNMLRELEFSLKVMSVYYKNYIDPCELLKMATTNISDFGINNIIQKSMIAESHFAEFAVFKSYSKNPYLNIINRCETKNILCMINKKDHHII
- a CDS encoding universal stress protein — encoded protein: MYKKILVPTDGSEFAKKAQKHALFLSKMTGAEIIALSVTENNFVNGLPLDDEVYQLNQVLKERSEENLKEFDKLNEDNLKITHVVREGSPAKIILEVAKEENVDLIVMGSSGKSGFDRFIMGSVADKVVNSAKCAVLVIH
- a CDS encoding CBS domain-containing protein, which translates into the protein MLVKRTMSKNVVTVSVPGNRDKVLDLMRKEKKAVLPVVKGDTNILVGVVTRSDLINNPDEEQIAMLMSRDLITVSPGDDVVVAARKMMENNIRRVPVVDDEGELVGIITSFDLVSNALTKTEISDAVEDYMITTVPTTWEKTPLNVAFETMNQFGLKSVLALDDDAKLSGILTETDFISEIEIISERSEHSSTVGTEGDKWSWDSTSVLYIEKNRLKFTDKLVCDVAINNVEVANSKTKVSDCAKKMKSLNIEQIPVIGVEGELVGLVRASDLIKALVPHE
- a CDS encoding 7-cyano-7-deazaguanine synthase, producing MRLNDKINIVIDILKDRNVAIGFSGGSDSTLIVYLASQIAKNTLAITIDNHLMPTGFVEHTRKMAESFGIEHEVIDIDFYRDADFLENTSKRCHTCRSLMYSTIKKLAIDRGFDYICDGNNISDLVDDRPGILVTYENDFKTPLIKAKLTSREIHEYLDKNNIPYSKSTTCLATRIPTNTPITQEKIEKISYCEDYILSNTGCEIVKVRDHGIFSLCEVDNVDEIIGENKYKQINDELKNKGYEKIALNLSGIKNNEDIILGLNEGDFSYKLPFTINIEDTEKQLENEIIFKTDEKIEVKNIEIFDSGLIEGKHFNSYENALERFMEILPNLRRNI
- a CDS encoding TfuA-related McrA-glycine thioamidation protein codes for the protein MVKVIIYTGLSLSFDEAKSILDSNGDIEVIYKRPIKRGDLIHDIKENPDIIGIIDGVFHQNSAVGHREILDVMKRGIKVFGASSMGALRASELDSLGMEGIGYCYNEYASGNITSDDDVAVMLDSETLESLSVPLISMDYVFTNAVGENIITPDEKEELIRITKETYYPKRNYAKTLSESGLNENKKAKLVDFIRTSKDIKKEDAKELILHIKKLIE
- a CDS encoding YcaO-related McrA-glycine thioamidation protein, which codes for MTEKLTYFEGTHRVIAPKKTVEINWNKLKTAGITRIADISDLDRIGMPIFSAIRPTAEDGAVSIYGGKGISKDHAKASAMMEGFERYSAEKQENDKTIIATIEEISQKGKYIDPKSLNLPQKYEKEDIAQTPLEWSLSNDLISGDEYYVLSNAVFHPYNHDNNVESFFKSNTNGLASGNILDEAILHGIFEVIERDAWSIFELTHKNYSQINLDSIESELINNILDKFESNGIKIKLMDFTADIKVPTIAASADDTVTKDAGLLTLGMGTHLDPEVAILRALTEVAQSRATQINGAREDTVRADFAREAGYERMKRINKYYFKQEEKQINLQDIENKSATSINEDIDIVKEELMANDIKQILYTDLTRPELDVSVVRVIIPGMELYALDQSRAGYRFLRV
- a CDS encoding site-2 protease family protein, translating into MFKFTSSEVRDLIIAFIVISLSFAIVNGGRDTSAVLAILPIVMVGVGAGFILHELGHKFVSMKYGYWAEFKLWPEGLIFALVSSFLGFVFAAPGAVYTYADYMTDEINGKISIAGPIVNIILALIFLAIAVAMYPSALYFETSALIFIICSVGYSINSFLAAFNLIPIGNLDGSKVLTWNFGIWIITIAIAGIMTLMSMTVGVESIVRLIIGL
- a CDS encoding aminopeptidase P family protein, with amino-acid sequence MDLHVNNILKDLEKDDIQAYLITQFTNVEYISKYKPTSFAFCIIKENPIIYVSEMDMELAVRDSTINVKQYESYDVMIQELKKEGIENLAIEPALPYSTYAKFKDDFEISSQTYIDKQRMIKTDSEIEKITKATEIAQKSFLQLDILNNKSTEKAVAFDLVRHMIENGASRESFDTIVTSGPNSSLPHAIPQAKKLGRPVLIDWGAIFEGYCSDNTRTVVYSESQQEIWDIVAEAHDKTVKAIRPGLKCCEVDKVARDIIAEYGYGDKYIHSTGHSLGLDIHETPVFSSRDETIIEKGMVITVEPGIYLEGKFGVRLEDTVAISKKADVIGDLPLKID